caatATTTAGCACATAACTTTTACTAAAACAAAgcctgttgtttatctgaaattcaaatttaactgaacaTCCTGTATTTTACCTGGAAGTCCTACCTCCAAGGGAAGAGTAGGGAATCTAAAAGCATACATCATCTAACATCACAAGAGTCCCCTAACGCTCTTTAATACATATgaattgaaaggaaaatatgaaaactacTGGCTTTCaaggctcttttaaaaatgttcttcattttcattttcatgggcCAAAATGCAGACTTGTATCACTTTATTTAAGtacttaattttgaaaataggTATTTTCCACATCACAACTGTTTTATTAATGCTATTCTATTCTAATTATTGTCCCCCAATACAATTTTGAGTAGGGAATGTTAACGTTTCAGTGGCTTTTAGATATATAGAGATTTGATCCATTACCAGAGTGTTTCATTATCTCAAAATTCCCCAAAGCAACCTAAAATGTCAGAAAACACAATGACATTCATATCAAGAATCAATAGAAGAAAGTTTTtactattacatattttaaactcCCCAAGCAGTAAGTTCACGCAGATTCATTTCTATAGGTTCTTACATATTTTCGTAACATTGATGTCTGAAAATGCACAAGTTGGATTACAGTATATTCTCGTTATTTTACATATTCACCTTACATTAAGTACTCCCTAAAAACCATTTAAACAACAATTGGAGCATTTTTATGTATTGCAAAAGGTTTGTGccttattaaaataaacacagaagaCTCGAAAAATTATTGCCATAGAAAAATTTTGTGCAAATGTCCTAATCTTTGCATGGATTTAAATATACCATGCTTGTTCTCCCAATTTTGCCATCTGTGGTAACTGCACAACCACCACAGGTTGAAACGTAGTCACAAAACATGGTTTAAAAATTTACCACGTAAAATTTCCCCCTCccaatttttaccattttaattaggAGCATCAGATTAGAATCCCAGAGTAGGGGGGAAAGACCAAAAGTTGcagaaatttctctctctttttttttttttttttttttttttttttttttttttttttgcggtacgcgggcctctcactgtcgtggcctctcccgttgcggagcacaggctccggacgcgcaggctcagcggccatggctcacgggcccagccgctccgcggcatgtgggatcttcccggaccgtggcacgaacccgtgtcccctgcgtcggcaggcggactctcaaccactgcgccaccagggaagcccagaaatttctcatttttaaacaatacaaaaaacaatgaaaataaatgaactgagcATAAAATCCAGAACTtagaatgcaaacaaaaataacaaatcctCAAGAAAGTAGAAGGAATGGGAGAAGAATGAAAGAAGTTGATAGTACATAAGTAatagaactgataaataaaatcaggagCAGATTATTTGAAtggaccaaaaagagaaaaacaacaacaaaaactaatcTCCAGCAAACCCATTTAAGGAATGAATAGCCAAATCTAATAAAtagtacccccccaaaaaaagatagGGAATAATGttaagcaccccaatgttcatagcagcattatttataattgccaaggaatggaagcaacctaaatgtccattgacagattaatggaacaaaatagtgaataaaacaaaaaagaagcagacttacagatatagagagcaaactagtggttaccagtggggagagggaagggggggcaatataggggtagtggggagaaaagggtgattatgggattatatgaaactgtgtgtgtgaaacttttgaaaattgaaaagcactatagaatttaaagactgtttcattcaatttttaaaaaaaccccaaaaaccaaaaaacaaaagcattttcatCAAAATAATGACAATAGTTATATCTGAGTGAAAAGTTCACAagggaattttgtttttccttagtGCCTTTCACAcactttacaaaaatttttaaaacaaaaccatattagttttataatcaggaaaaatgtTGTTTAATTTAACTAACTGGAACATTAAAAGTAAatctatatatgttatttttaatttttgtatatactACACACAtatcaaaaactttaaataatatatatatacttagcCTAACATTATTTAGCATCtcattaatgttaaaatatacaaattaaaaaaaataatttgtatatagATATAATGGTTTCTAAATAATGAGATTATgcataaaacatattttcttctttttgcttctctgctGTTTCTAACCTTCAGTTTTTTactttagaaataagaaaaaaggttgattttaataataacaacgtgtgtgtgtgtgtatatatatatgtatatatacacacaacacaactaaaaatggttgaaaatatATGCAACTAAGTATTGGAAGATACTTTCTCCAGGTGGTTGGATTAGCATtttatgtgtacatgtgtgtgttgctgaattttccaaatttaaatgaatgtaattttttaaagcagattcCCAAAATATATAGTCAGTCTGatctcattttagaaataaaagtcgCATGTTTCTGCATGCATGTACGTGAGCATTTGGGTGTGTATGTCTGTCTTCACAACAGCAGACTGGCAAAATTGAATTCAGGATTGTTTCTAAGTGATGGCCTtttgtgtgattttaattttcttatttgtacttttttcctgtattttccacattttggaaaatcaagtaaagaacattttaaagcaaattgtaAACTTAGTTTTCAAAATGATTCTATTTTGATCAGAAAATTATTGAATACAACGATGAGAACTCGTATATGTAGTTATAGTCAGAGCTGGAAATAGGTAAAATGTTAGCTGTTTTGTCATATCTTATtcctttttgcttgtctgtttgtACGTAATATCTAATCAAGAACATGCTCTTGTTCCCTTTCTAATCAACAGAGGATGTCAGGAAATGAATTTGTCAGAATTCAGTGAGGTCCCTAATTGGGGGGAGAGCCTCTACTTTCCCTTGTGTGCCAggattttttacatttaaagcaCATCGTTCGCCATAAGAAATTCATCGAATGACACCAAGCACAGTCCCAGTCTCCCATTCTGCGCCTGATGGTACGTCTTGCAGAGTGAGAGACGCCAGGGTATTGGTATTGCTTAAGCGTTTCTGGCAAGAACTTCCTGGTATGGCTATGCTTTCTATCCCACCTAGTTCTGGAATTTTTCACAGGAGGAGCTGCTGCAGCTTCACCTGTTGCTCCTGCGAGAGAAACTGTAGGTGGATATGAATAAGAGAATTGAGAGAGATTAAGGGGTAGCAGTTGACCAGCCTGGGCCCCAGCACCCAAGAACTGAGGGCAAGAAAAATTAGCTACCACCTCGTTGTTCCCCCATAGAGAAATCACtttgtccttctttgcctctcccCCTAGAGCAGCCATCCCAGGAGCAGCAGCGGTCTCTTGGTCTGATCCCTTCCCCGCCTCCCCCCTCAGCCAGCGACTTGCTGTGCCATAAGAACACATCAGCATCCCTGACGTCTGTGCCTCCTGGTCTGATCCCTTCCCCGCCTCCCCCCTCAGCCAGCGACTTGCTGTGCCGTAAGAACACATCAGCATCCCTGACGTCTGTGCCTCCTGGTCTGATCCCTTCCCCGCCTCCCCCCTCAGCCAGCAACTTGCTGTGCCGTAAGAACACGTCAGCATCCCAGACGTCTgtgcctccttttccttctcctctccctgagTTCTGGCCTGCTGCTGAGACTGACTGCTTAACACCCTAAGAAGCTCACTCCTGAGTAAATTTCGCTCTTCCTCTACTCTATGAAGGTTTGTGAGGCTCTGCTGAAGCTGGGACTGggccttctccttttccctctcttgtaTCCCCCGGAGTCTATTCACCGTCCCCCTCAAGGCATTCGTGAGAAGCTTCTGCTCCTCGAGCTGCTCCTGGagcttttttatcttttctttatccttcgACTTCTGCCTCTCAGCAAACCGCACTGCTAGGGCCAGGGAGCTCCAGGCACAAGCCTCCCTGAGGCGTCCCGATATACCTGAGTTAGTCACAATGTCCCTCAACTTCTTCTCCATATCCCCCCAAGACTTGCTCTCGCACAACGAGGAGAAGTAGGGACTGACTCCAGCTTGACGTATTTGCTTATTTAAGAAATCTACAACCTCCCTCTGAAGGAAGCCACAGGCTGGGTCATTAAAATTTACAGCCATTCTAAGAAAAGCACTCTCCGACCGTGTCTTACCTCAGAAAGCACGGGTAACAGGATGTTACCTCTGACCTTGACCTTTCCACTCAACAGTCTTTCCGTTTGTATAGGAAGTAGAATGCCCCCTTGTGCTGTGAGGGTTACCAACAGTCAGTAGAGTCAGCTACTTCGGAGCTAGGTTAGCGTAAGGCCTGAGGAAGTCAATGGGGTTCATTAAGAAGTGGATACAAAGATtatacggcttccctggtggcgcagtggttgagagtccgcctgccaatgcaggaaacacgggttcaagctctgcgCATGCCAGAGAGCAACTGGCccagtgagccacaaccaccactgagcctgcgcgtccggaaacCGGAAGCTGTGcgtaaaacaaaataacaatctGTTTATCTCAGCCTGCTTGGTAAATACAGACGCATACTTAACATTTACTAACTATTTGGTAAGTATGTTGTGTTACGTCATGCTTGCaaccagttttcaaaatatttgagagcagggcttccctggtggtgcagtggttgagagtccgcctgccgatgcaggggacacgggttcgtgccccggtccgggaggatcctgcatgccactgagactgtgcgtccagagcctgtgctccgcaacgggagaggctacaacagtgagaggcctgtgtaccgcaaaaaaaaaaaaaaaaaatttgagagcAGGCATAGCCTTTTACCATTGGTACCTATTACACATAGCAGAAACACAgtaacttttctttgttttttttggttttcgttgcagcgtgcaggctttctatatgttttatttatttaacatctttattggagtataagtgctttacaatggtgtgttagtttctgctttataacaaagtgaatcagttatacatatacatatatccccatatctcttccctcttgcgtctccctccctcccacagtaACTATTTTTGATTGATGTATATCATAGTTTATGTAAACTTGCTCACACTGTACAAAACCCCGTTTTACCAATTAGGATTTCATTCATGTAGTATAAAATTTGAACTTTATaacttataataataaaaaaaccttttattaactatttgttttttagagccaggcactgtgttgcGTGGTAAGGAGATACAAACATCAATAAGACATAATCCCCAAACTGCAGAGGCCGATTTTCTAGCGTCATTTTGAACACTCGAGTTCAGATAAGCctgtggaaaataaaattcagaactcAGAAAACAGCTCCTCGGCTGTCTTATTAAGGCCTCTAACATGCTCTTCTTCTCCCAGCATGAACAGCGTAATAGCATCAATGTAATGGATCTA
This window of the Physeter macrocephalus isolate SW-GA chromosome 21, ASM283717v5, whole genome shotgun sequence genome carries:
- the LOC102975833 gene encoding testis-expressed protein 13A-like; translation: MAVNFNDPACGFLQREVVDFLNKQIRQAGVSPYFSSLCESKSWGDMEKKLRDIVTNSGISGRLREACAWSSLALAVRFAERQKSKDKEKIKKLQEQLEEQKLLTNALRGTVNRLRGIQEREKEKAQSQLQQSLTNLHRVEEERNLLRSELLRVLSSQSQQQARTQGEEKEKEAQTSGMLTCSYGTASCWLRGEAGKGSDQEAQTSGMLMCSYGTASRWLRGEAGKGSDQEAQTSGMLMCSYGTASRWLRGEAGKGSDQETAAAPGMAALGGEAKKDKVISLWGNNEVVANFSCPQFLGAGAQAGQLLPLNLSQFSYSYPPTVSLAGATGEAAAAPPVKNSRTRWDRKHSHTRKFLPETLKQYQYPGVSHSARRTIRRRMGDWDCAWCHSMNFLWRTMCFKCKKSWHTRESRGSPPN